In the Tissierellales bacterium genome, AATACAGCCATTATAAACGTCAAATTTCCTACGACCTTATCGGCACCTTCCCTATCTTTAGCTCCGAGTTTTCTAGAAAATACAGATGCACTTCCGATTCCTACCAATAGTGACATTGACATGATAATCATTTGAATAGGTAAGTATATAGAAAGACCAGCTAGAGCTAGTTCACCTACACCTTTTCCTATGAACATTGTATCTACTATATTGTAGATAGCATTTACGAGCATAGCTATCGTAGCGGGGATACTCAATTTCATGAGTGCACTAAATTCCCGCTCTTCGCCTAATATATAATCTCTTGACATGATACACCTCCGAAAATAGTTGCAATTAGCTACTAAAAAATTATAACTTAAATAGTAGCAGTTTGCAACTATTTTTTGTATATAGTATAATATACCCAAAATGAGGTTATATTATGGGGGCGATATTGTGTTGAAAGACAAAGCTATAGGATTATCAAAAAAAATTTCGTATGGAAAGGTTATAGATCAGATAACTAGAAGTAATGCCTATTATATTGGAAAACGTCTTGAAAAGCACAATTTAAACAAGAGTGAGTATAAGTATTTGATTCAAATCTACAATAAAGAAGGTATATGCCAAGAAGACTTAGCTACCATATTGAAATGTGAAAAGCATGAAGTCGCAAAGGGAATAAAAGCACTTGTAGACAAGGGATATCTTTACAAAGAAAAAGATAAAGATGATAAAAGAAGATACAAAATATACCTAGAAGAAAAAGCCAAAATAGCTAGGGACTCAATCGTTGATGTGCTAGAAGAATCATCGGATATCATGACTAAGGGATTTACAGAAACGGAAAAAGATACTCTCATAGAGCTATTGCTTAGAATGTCTGAGAATATGCATGAAGCAGCAGTGGATATGAAGAAGGGGCGAATGATTTAAATTAGACATAGTCATAAAAAATCAAAATCATCATCTTTTAAATGATTAACAAAACGAGTATATACTTGTACTTAGATAGTGTCAATAGCATATGATGAAGCACTAAGTATAAAAAGCAGATACTGAATTTGAAAATTCAGTATCTGCTTTTTTGATTACATTACCATTAAATTATAACTAATCCTTTATTCCAAAAACCTATACCACACATTCATATTCTCAATCCTACCAGCGATCTGCGTGTTATTCAAAAGCTTTCCGCCAAATACATAGTGTGCTCTAGCAAATGTTATATTCATACTAGGAGACGAAGCTCTAGCGATGGAATATAATGTTTTTATTTTATAGAAAGGTAGAACTTCTTCCATCTGTTTTAAAAGGTGAAGCGATAGATTCTTGCCCTTATACTCATCTAGGGTTGCAAAATCAGTCATCTCTGCATTTTGATTTTCTCGGTCAAGTTCGGCGGAAGAAAGGGCAACTAATTTTGTGCCATCAAATGCGCCAAAGTACAATATGTTTTTGGCCATTGTACTCTTCAAATATTCAGGGTCATGTATAGGGAATGGATAACTTTCAAATACAGAATCATAGATATTAGCCATAGCTTGTACATGTCTCTCTTCAAGCATTGAAAGGCTGAAGTTTTCATCCAATGGCTTTAATTCAAAATTAGATGACTTACTCTTTGATATTTCGAGTATGATAGTCTCATCATCTTTAAACCTGTCCATCTTTCTCGACATAGAAAAATATTTCCCGAGAAAATAACAAGTGTTTTTTCCACCGAAAAACTTTGGTATTTCTGCTTCTATTTCATAGCCATCTTGTATAAAAGCCATTGATTCCATCATTGGAATTTTTGCGCAAATTTTGCCATAGCGCTCACTCTTAGCTAAATTGTTTAATTCATCTATCAAAGCGTTTGTATCATCGTTTTTGTATTTCATTAGATATATTCTATTATTGTCCTTGCCATGTTGAATTGTTGATTTACCTATGTTAGTAATAACATCATTCATAGGAAGTCCCCCTTAATATAATTATAAGTCCGTCTAAAGTGTGTCCATTATATCATACCCGCAAAGGGTTGTAGTTTAACATCTTGATGATAATTCAAAAAGAGAAAACGTAAAATTCGTAAATAGCGCAATTTCGAACAGAGGTGTTATATTGCTGGTCTCTAGGGTAAAAAGAATACAAGAATGGGGAGGGGGCGTTTTTGATGAAAAATTTTTTGAAAGCAAAGTGGCTCAAAGACCATCTAGGAGATAAAGACTTGATTTTAATTGATATACGCTATAGCAGAGCTATGCCAGAAGAAGGACAATTGAATTATGAAAAAGGGCATATTCCTGGAGCATACTATCTATCGTGGGAGGATGTATTTTTAGGACCTATTCACGAACATGGAGGTTATGGAAGTCTCCCCGAAGAGAGTGAATTTAAGGATGTATTTTCAAATTTAGGATACATGGCCGGCAAGAAAGTGGTGTTTTACGGACAGCATTTGAAAGAACTTGCTAGAGCTTGGTTTGTGTGCAAGGTTATGGGGATAAATGATGTTTATTTATTGTATGGTGGGATGGATGAATGGAATCACATTGGAGGAAATATAGAAACTAGTATTCCAAAATTGCCTGCAAAAACTGAGTTTGATTTGAAAGTTGACAATAGCTTTATTTGTGATAGAAAATGTCTTTTAGACTCACTTGTGCTAGACAATAAAGTGGTGATTGATGTTAGAAATTACAGAGATTATGCCGGTGTAGAAGGAAATAAGAAAACTGGGCACATAGAAGGCGCTCGGCATCACTATTGGCGCAAGAACTTAGAGCTCGGTAGTGATATAAATATATTAAATCCAAACCAATTGGAGGAGCATTATAGATATTTGGAAGATGCAGAGGAAATCATAGTTTATAGTGGACTTGGTCTCAGTGCATGCGTTGCTTATTTGGGTTTAAGTGAAATTGGATATGATGCTAGGATTTATTTAGGCGGACTAAGTGATTGGGTTAGTTATGTAGATGGAGAATTGGTTCAAAATGTTGAAGACTTTTGATATAAATAGCTATAAAAAAT is a window encoding:
- a CDS encoding MarR family winged helix-turn-helix transcriptional regulator; protein product: MLKDKAIGLSKKISYGKVIDQITRSNAYYIGKRLEKHNLNKSEYKYLIQIYNKEGICQEDLATILKCEKHEVAKGIKALVDKGYLYKEKDKDDKRRYKIYLEEKAKIARDSIVDVLEESSDIMTKGFTETEKDTLIELLLRMSENMHEAAVDMKKGRMI
- the ablB gene encoding putative beta-lysine N-acetyltransferase, which produces MNDVITNIGKSTIQHGKDNNRIYLMKYKNDDTNALIDELNNLAKSERYGKICAKIPMMESMAFIQDGYEIEAEIPKFFGGKNTCYFLGKYFSMSRKMDRFKDDETIILEISKSKSSNFELKPLDENFSLSMLEERHVQAMANIYDSVFESYPFPIHDPEYLKSTMAKNILYFGAFDGTKLVALSSAELDRENQNAEMTDFATLDEYKGKNLSLHLLKQMEEVLPFYKIKTLYSIARASSPSMNITFARAHYVFGGKLLNNTQIAGRIENMNVWYRFLE
- a CDS encoding rhodanese-like domain-containing protein, producing MKNFLKAKWLKDHLGDKDLILIDIRYSRAMPEEGQLNYEKGHIPGAYYLSWEDVFLGPIHEHGGYGSLPEESEFKDVFSNLGYMAGKKVVFYGQHLKELARAWFVCKVMGINDVYLLYGGMDEWNHIGGNIETSIPKLPAKTEFDLKVDNSFICDRKCLLDSLVLDNKVVIDVRNYRDYAGVEGNKKTGHIEGARHHYWRKNLELGSDINILNPNQLEEHYRYLEDAEEIIVYSGLGLSACVAYLGLSEIGYDARIYLGGLSDWVSYVDGELVQNVEDF